TACACAAAAATGTCACATAGCAACTTCTCACTGTTGGCTGCAATCCAAACAACTGGCTGGTAAGAATTTAATATCACTGGTGCCACTGTTCTCACAATCAGACCCAGGTACCTTTTCTCCTTCACAAGCAGTCTGGAAATAAAGTCTTTGGCGTCCTCTGAGAGCTGCTCAAATGCTTCTGCATCAAAATCCCAGCTGCAATTGACTACATAATTCATTGTCTCAGCATCAGTCTCtcccaggaatggggacaggcCACTAAgccttaaaaaagaaagagggggTGGGGGAGAAGAGCAGTTATCATATTTATCATATGCAAGGTGTGGTTTTCCTTCTATGACTCCTCTGCTTTGTAGCTATTGTTATCTTATGGAGGGAAAAGGCTCTCAGCTATGGAGGGTTCAATTTCTCAGTCCCTGCCAGGATAAGGCAACAGTTTGGGGAAATTAATTTAGCAGTTCACTTAGGTCAGGGAGCACCATTAATAGGTCCCCAAGGAGTGGATTCAGTGAGGATTTAGGGACATCCTTCAGTGCCTTCCCAGCAAGGAAAGCTAGAGGGACTCAAGAGCTTTCCCAAACTGGGGGCCATATCCTTATGTGGCTTGAATTAAACAGAATTCTGAacaataaattactttttacgGTTAGTCTCTAAGCCCATCTTTATTGCTTCCATCATTTATTACTTCATTCAGTTGGGTTTTGGCTAACATACAAATTTTAACCAGAAATGTATCCAGTTCACAGAAAATGTCTGTGAAAGATTCTGGGATGCAAAACAAGCCCATCAGAAGGCAGAGACTTTGGACAGACAAGCTGTCCATGGTTGCCATCCAGATGTCAGAGAAAAGTTTTTGGCCTATTCATGACAGGTCATTTCTCAGACCCATGGCCCAACACAGATCATATTAATTCTCCTGAGCAGATGCACACCAAGTGTAAGATTATAAAATGATCAgattacaaatttaaaaattgattcaagtcctcaaaaattaaaattctcaCATATTTTGGGCAACTTTTCAGAGTGAAAAAATGACCTGACCCATTTACCATCACCTTATCTAAGTAAGATGATAAGGGAGAAGAACATTTACATATTTATCAAAGGCTCATTTGCTGTTTAGAACTTTGGGCACACAGTGAGGTGCCCCTGTATGGAAAGCTTGGGAGTTTTAGCAGAATTCCTTAGGATTGGTCACAGCCAGGtgggctcaggggctgctgcagcctggcctggcctgcagggccctgggcacTCACAGCATGTATGTGATCACACCCACGCTCCACATGTCCGTGGGGAAGGACACAAAGTCGTAGTTCACCACTTCAGGAGCCAGGAACTCCGGAGTCCCAAAATTCACCTTCAGCTTCTCACAGGGTTTGTACCTGTACCAGGAGAAGAGCCAGCCATGAgtcaggagctgggagctcatCCCCCAGGGAACAGCAAGGCACAGCTTTTGGGAGCCtggcaggggagcagagctgagcgctggcagccagggcagctctggggagacctcAGGGAATATTCCATCATTGTCCCTCTGCCAGAGCAAAGCCACGAGGAAGAACAAGGACACTAAACCCTGCAAAGGGCTCCCCCAAAGAGTCGTAGCCAGACACCACAGGATGCTTTCCAGATGTTGCCCAAAacccattaaaaaaacaaagcagttttGACTATACAAGATTTGGAGGGCACTGGATTAGTGGGATGTCCCCAGCTACAGCTCAGGGTGAACATCTGCACCACAGATATAACTCAATATAGCTGAGGTGGGACTGAAGAGGATTATTTGGGCTCAGGAACAAGTAACAGTGACCCCATATGGGGAAAATGACCCTGTTCTTTTTGCTACTGCTAAAGAGGGAAAGGTTACAAAACTGAAGCAGTAACAATTGCCACTGATGGCAGCTGGAGCCACATCTGTGTTCTGACAGAACAAACCACTACAGCACTGCCTGGAAATCCCTTTCTCCTGGGTGATCTTGTTGCAAAACTGCCCTCCCAGTtgaaaaaccaaccaaacaaaaccccaaactcaatgtactttttgtttttcttcaccaAGTATTTTATGGAAACAAAGTCCTTGAACAGACACTTCTATAcaaacacataaatatatatgtgcatGAATGAACCAGCTTTTAGCTGAAGAAAAATCTCAAAggatttagaaaataattagaGAAATATTATTGTTCTTACTGTCCTAATAATAGTagaattaattcctttttattctaGGGCAATTGACCTATGCTCtcactgcttttctttaaactcatgcaagcaaaataaaagaatggacaaaatttcctatttttctgAGGGTTTCCTGTTTCACATGAGATGGCTCAAacatgctttttctttcttttttttaccttcAATCAACTTAACTACTTGAAGAGTTTAGCAGATAATTTCTACAATTAGAACCTGCACCATGAAACCCTGCAGTCATGAAGTCTCTGGGAGCCTTCACAGAGTCCCTAGAGTAAAAGCTCTACATGGGGAATAATTTTGAGATAATTAGAACAGTAGTAAAGCTTTATTGAAGAGAAATGTTATTTGAAAAAGTAATTAGATAATTAATGCACACAGCAGAAAACTCATGCCTGCAAAAGCAAAATGCTTAACTCATTCACACAGAATTATTACAGAGCCATCAAAACACAAATCCCCACCAAAGAACTACCAGAAACATGTCAGAGGTTTGGTTTGGTgagtttgatttggttttgttttttaatataattcaCAATTGAACTTTCTTACCTCCTTGCTAATCCAAAGTCAATAATTTTAATCTGATTTCCTGTGTGATTTACACATAGGATGTTTTCAGGCtacaaaaagagaagagggTATTTTGAGTTAAATGTTTGAGAGAGATATCTAGCAAAAAATAGTATAAAATTCCCTCCATAAAAAGCCACAAATAcactccatttttttttttccagtgagaaTGTTTTTCAAGGTGGGGATGGGGGGTGATGGGGTCCAGCTGTAGAACTGTCTATGAGCCAGCCTGGTTTAATGTCATTTGTGTAAGGTGCTATTtaaacaggcaggaaaaaaccaatttgtatttctgtttaaaaatatccaTTATTAAGGGACTATTAGGAAAACCTTGCAATTTTGCTGCAGGTTGGTTCCAGGCAGGAAAAGGTACAAACTATAGAAGATGATTGAACAGGTATTTGTACACTGTTAAAAAGGGTAGGGGAAATAGAGGGAAGACTGTGGGCGTTTCCAGCCAAGGAGGTTTTGggtgaatttttttaaaatccatgaTAAAAGGGAATTGTTTAATGCTACAGAGAATGAAAAGCTCTGATTTAAGAAAGGCAAAACCCCAGAATCCTGATGATTCCAAGCAAGCTACTGAACAGACACTGGAAAAAAAGTAATCAATCTCTAAGGCTCCATTCATTGCAGCCATTAATTCTATTCCTTTATGAAATGAGTCCATGAAATGAGAAATTACTCCCCAGTGATCAGAGACTCTGTGGTGCCTAAAGCACCGCTAAAGCACAGAGAGCACAAACAACTGACCTTCAGATCTAAGTGGAGAATGTAATGCTGGTGCAAGTAGTGGACTCCTTCACAGATCTGCTTGGTGAACAGGATGGCATCCAGCTCTGTCAGGTGGTAATTTTCATCTGTGATCCGGTCAAATAATTCCCCACCATCAAGACTAAaattttcacacagaaaagcattaaaaaccctaaaatcttGCATTAGCccaatgaattatttatttccacATTAGGAATTAGGCTCTGTAATTGAGGATCCTAACAAAACATCCAATAGAAAGTGTATCAGCAGCCTCAATGACTTCAAGAGACTTATTTCTCTTGAAATTAAGTATCAATCTAAATTCAGAAATGGCAAAGTTGGCACTAGTATTTGGGGCACACATgtcaaacccaaacccacatgACCTGGGGATCCTATGGGACCTGGAGAACCTACAGGGTTCTGCACTCTCACTAAAGTGTCTGTTGTTCTCTCATCTTACTAGTCATGGGAAAATAAGTCTTCAACCTACAAAATTCACTAAATGGAACTTGTCAAACTGAAAGCTGTTTCACATGAGCTGACAAGTGAACTTAATTCTGCGCAAAGGAGAAAATTACTCAGAGATAAAGCTCTGACTAGCTTTTAACCTgaagaaattacttttaaagcactgttttttccttctgaaagtgAGATTAACTCTCTTTTAGGCTGGGAAACCGCTCACTTCTTCACAGCTAAGAATTATCCTTCCCTATTTGCTTTAGTGACCTGAGAAAACGCAGACATCTGACAATTCCTGAGATAATTTAAACTTACTATTCCATTATCAAAGTGATGTTATTTTTTGCTTCAAAAGCATCATAAAGCTGGATCAGATTCACGTGATTTAACTGGTTCATGAtgttaatttcattttttacttcctcctgaaaaaaaatgacaaagtAACAAAAAACGAGCAAAATACAATCCTTGAATTCCACCACACTAAAACAGAACTATTATTTATAAAGCCCAACAACAGCTACAGCACAGATTTCAATGGGACTGGGGGTTTAATCATGAATACAGGAGATGATGAAGAGTCCCAGCAAGCCCAAGATTTTGCAGTATTTGATGGTACCCAAGGATGGGCTGCCCCTCATGGGCAGCTGGGGGCAGtggtgctggccctggcagggagggcaggctcagagctcccagcagtggGGTTACCTTCTCTTTGGCTCCTTTCACTTTGATGATTTTGGCTGCCAGGTTGAGCCCCGTCGATATTTCCGTGCACTTGTGGACCTGCCCAAAACGCCCCCTGTGGATGCCaaggaaaagatgggaaaatgggaaagatGGGAAAGATGGgaaagcagctcagcacagaaaccTCTCCTGGAACTATTCTTATCATGAGCAAAAATAGCCTGGGACAAAGTGAACGGGGTCGGGTGGCCAGCAGCATGGAGCTCCTCTTTCTCTCAGCTTATGAAGGATTAGGTTTATCTTTCCAGCCAGTTGTTCAGTGcttacattaaaatattaaaccCCACTGGTCCTGCTGAGGTATGATGGCCTGGCCATGCTCTGGCTCCCTTCTGTAACTGGACCCCCTTGCTGTCCTTCAGGGATATGTTAGTGGGTCTATTAACAAGGATATTTCTGTCCTGATCCCAGAACTTTTTAAATGACCATAAGACCAGTAACTGTAGCCACTCCACAGCCTGCATTTCTGGCATGCTGTAAATTCTCCCCCATGTCATGTTAATGCCCCTTGGGATGATTCCTCACCACCATCTTCCCTGCTGTTGCATCACATTGCTTATACTTATTAAGCCATATTTGTATGTGGATCAATGTGTAAATCAAGCCTTCTTGTCACATAAGTAAGGATACAGGAATACAAAAGCTGAAGCAGCTGCAGACTTCCTATGAGTGAAAACTAAACATAAGGTCAAAATAATTATAACTCTTCCTTAGTTTTCTTTAatgtgcagctcagcacagaaaaaaaaattggaagcTGCCTGGCCTAATGGGCTTTGTTGACTTTCAAATGTTCTGAATCTGTCTGCCTTAAGGGTACAGGTTCTTCCCACAACACTGAGGCCAGGAttattaaaacaaatgaaaaaaacagtCACCAGGATGGCAGTGAGGCACATGAACATGGGACTGGGGCAGAAACCATCCATCTAAGGGACATCCTtgatgcaggagcagctgtgacCACCCAAAGGGCTCCAGGATGAACCGAccccctgtggctgcagagagctggtgtgtccctcccacccagcccctgggggcagctgcagggcccccAGAGCACGGGGACAGGCACACTTACCCCCCCAGCACCTGGTGCCGGCACACGGAGTAGCTGGCGGTCACCTCGGCTTGCCGGACGCTCACGACGCGGTGCTCGAACGGGGCTGGAGGAGAGGGGCTGTCATCTGCAGGGGACACAggctgctctgacactgctgcactcccactgccctgctccaccTCCTCACACCAGGGATTGCACCCCACGGCTGTGAGGGGCTTTCGCTGCTAAATCCCTTGTACAGACAAGGATCACAGTCCCAGAGCTGAGATCAGCATCCCACCTCCTGAACCTCCACTCTGTTTTCTTAACACACTGGACACCTTCAGGAGACCAACATTTTAGTTTATGCATTAACAGGAAGGGCCACCAGAAAATACTACCTGAAAGTTTGAAACAAATTACACTTATCTTTAAATTGTTACATGACAGCcagaaaaaccagcaaaaatacACAGCACTGAGGAATGAGGACAGTGATTGATAAAATCATGGGGTTCCTCTTAGCAGCAAGAATCTTGCAGTTTCCAAATTAAAGGTGCAATTATATTAGCATTACAAACACTACGTTTAGTCTGTTTGTGGTAAGCTAAATTAGTTAACTGTGATCACTTAATGTCCAAGGTTTTCTAGGGTAAAGCTTCATTAAACCCATTTTTTATGTCCCCCATTGAAAGCAATTTTATAATTAATCTCCAGGTATTTCAGGCTGCAATTTAACATGTATTCAACTCATCTCTAGCCCCTGCTCAGAAAACCAGAGCAGTCAGGTCATCTGCCCATGTCTGTACACTCTGGAACATACACACACACGTGCTGCCAGGAGAGAGCATTCCCTGAGACAAAGCAACCAAGTGTTCCCTCAGGAACCCAGAGATTCTGGCCAATAACACAACAGGCCACAACAAGAAACATTTCCTGCAGTACTTTCTGTGCTCTGGATCTCCACAGCTGCTGAAGTGTGCTTGGTTTGCACCCTCTATCTGAAGGAAGAAATGCTGCATCTAAAGAAAATTGAGTTTTTCAAAATTCTTGTACTTCTCATCACACATACACTTCATgctattttatttgaaattattttttttccaaagcacactttaaaaaaaaagttactatTAAAAGAATCTGTGAATTGTTATTCACATAGTCAAAGGTACCCAATGCAAAAAGCCCTTGAAGTGTAAGACATGGGTGTTCCACTGagcactgctcctgctcttgCTGTCTGTACAACAGGCAGGAATAGCAAAAATCCTCAATGTACAAGTTTCAAGAGTAGCTGTGAGCAACTTACCAATGATTTCTCCTTGAACTGGaagagctctgccagctgccagaGACTTGGTTTTCTCTGGTGCCTCTCCTGTACCCTGCTGAGCATCATGTCTGCTTCCCCCTGCAGTCTCAGATCCCCTCCTCTCAGACTTGGTGTCTGCTGggcatttttctgcttttgctgtttcttgATGGATTTTTACTTTTACCCCTGCATCTTTCACAGGCTCCTTTGCAGAGGTATTCGGTGAGGTTATGGGCTCACATTTTAATTCTGATTTCTCTTCAGCTTTTTCACCTGGTTTGGGCTTGCTCAGGAATGGCTTTTGCTTCCCTGTTTGAGGTGCAAGTTCATTTTGCTTATTGTCCCCTTTAACTTCTGAATCTGGCTTGGGGCTGATGTTTTTAGCAATCTGTTGAAGTTTTAATTTGTCAGGCTGCTGTTTGACTCCTTTCAAGTCTGCTGGTGTGGATTTCACTTTGGAACTTTTACCTCTGCTGTCACTTACATTTCCCTCCTTGGCCATCTCAATCTTTTCTTTCATGTCAGTCATATGTACACTGATGGATATCCTGCAGAGCAAACAGGAGACATTTGATATTGATGCAGGTGGCCAGCCTGGTTTTTGTAACTTTgtgggggaagaaaaatctgtgcATTTCCAAACCCATACATTTCTATAGTATGGATAAAACCTAACTGTACCAATCCTGCTGGGAATGACCCACAAACACTAAGGGGAGAGCACCAAAAATCATGCTGGCTCCTTCTCTGTGTCCTCCTCTCTCTACATGTCTGCCCTTCAGCTGAACAAAATGTCTCACCCTGCAAAGAGTTAATCCCACATTTGAAAACTTACTCACTTTTTGCAATTATTACAGTTGGTCTAACAAAACACCACTCAGATAGTGATTGCCTGCACAACTTACAGGCTGGTTAGCTAAATGGCTGCCTGCTCACATGGCTCTACAAATCTGATGGCTTGTGTCCTCTTCCAGCTGGCTGACCTGCACACTCAGCCATCTGGGTTTGGTCTTCTGATGGGATAGCATTCTTTCCACAGCCTTCTCTTAAAAATCTAGTTTTGATAAACTCTCTTACTCCAGCAATACTATTTTCCTTGGCATTTTAACTACTAGAAAAGTTTAatgattttttccctcttgtgTTGCCTAAAAAGAGTACAGGTCAGAACCAATTCTCTGTGCTCCTAAACTCCATCAGACATTTGAGTGATAATGTTTGAGTCAACTGTTACATCTCCAACTGTCATGAGCAGTCTGATTTGACCAAGGCTGAATTGAAACTTGTGAAGTTATAAAGGAGATTTTATACAATGGCAAATGAAGCCAGCTTCTGATGTCTGGGAGAGAACAGA
This portion of the Ammospiza nelsoni isolate bAmmNel1 chromosome 13, bAmmNel1.pri, whole genome shotgun sequence genome encodes:
- the MYLK3 gene encoding myosin light chain kinase 3 isoform X1, coding for MSVGSLDLAQGHALTKSQPPKVNSLSTVDKKLYLLNEKMDRLLHFQEDLTGKLQQVDRGIAAVGNGINKLTVSQAAPGGTAAVQEGPKEPDSTAQADVHSMCSEVLNLMKAAQLDASKHKERLAKIEKRVDTLDKVITFVGEVLKNSKVVDFILKGIVPWKKGSLLEIPLEDCARIMFTLVIVAGLLRAVIKRAKDKSEESGAKPKHVLSSRGTQTESKKPLEETKNVKKLDENKGACEKVTISSAVAHKADSKPQLKDRTAQQQGAEGAGKTQSSKSCPQQKDIDVKAVNQHNGLPFVHQDPAGNQSAPAEGQKGDRAPGPGECHRQLVHQKPGKNESKAAASREAAPSTSRAISDTGCEVTHTRISISVHMTDMKEKIEMAKEGNVSDSRGKSSKVKSTPADLKGVKQQPDKLKLQQIAKNISPKPDSEVKGDNKQNELAPQTGKQKPFLSKPKPGEKAEEKSELKCEPITSPNTSAKEPVKDAGVKVKIHQETAKAEKCPADTKSERRGSETAGGSRHDAQQGTGEAPEKTKSLAAGRALPVQGEIIDDSPSPPAPFEHRVVSVRQAEVTASYSVCRHQVLGGGRFGQVHKCTEISTGLNLAAKIIKVKGAKEKEEVKNEINIMNQLNHVNLIQLYDAFEAKNNITLIMEYLDGGELFDRITDENYHLTELDAILFTKQICEGVHYLHQHYILHLDLKPENILCVNHTGNQIKIIDFGLARRYKPCEKLKVNFGTPEFLAPEVVNYDFVSFPTDMWSVGVITYMLLSGLSPFLGETDAETMNYVVNCSWDFDAEAFEQLSEDAKDFISRLLVKEKSCRMSATQCLKHQWLSDLPAKAQQCKLRLKSQLLLQSYMAHRKWKKHFYVVAAANRLKRFQSMSVKLA
- the MYLK3 gene encoding myosin light chain kinase 3 isoform X2, whose protein sequence is MSVGSLDLAQGHALTKSQPPKVNSLSTVDKKLYLLNEKMDRLLHFQEDLTGKLQQVDRGIAAVGNGINKLTVSQAAPGGTAAVQEGPKEPDSTAQADVHSMCSEVLNLMKAAQLDASKHKERLAKIEKRVDTLDKVITFVGEVLKNSKVVDFILKGIVPWKKGSLLEIPLEAKDKSEESGAKPKHVLSSRGTQTESKKPLEETKNVKKLDENKGACEKVTISSAVAHKADSKPQLKDRTAQQQGAEGAGKTQSSKSCPQQKDIDVKAVNQHNGLPFVHQDPAGNQSAPAEGQKGDRAPGPGECHRQLVHQKPGKNESKAAASREAAPSTSRAISDTGCEVTHTRISISVHMTDMKEKIEMAKEGNVSDSRGKSSKVKSTPADLKGVKQQPDKLKLQQIAKNISPKPDSEVKGDNKQNELAPQTGKQKPFLSKPKPGEKAEEKSELKCEPITSPNTSAKEPVKDAGVKVKIHQETAKAEKCPADTKSERRGSETAGGSRHDAQQGTGEAPEKTKSLAAGRALPVQGEIIDDSPSPPAPFEHRVVSVRQAEVTASYSVCRHQVLGGGRFGQVHKCTEISTGLNLAAKIIKVKGAKEKEEVKNEINIMNQLNHVNLIQLYDAFEAKNNITLIMEYLDGGELFDRITDENYHLTELDAILFTKQICEGVHYLHQHYILHLDLKPENILCVNHTGNQIKIIDFGLARRYKPCEKLKVNFGTPEFLAPEVVNYDFVSFPTDMWSVGVITYMLLSGLSPFLGETDAETMNYVVNCSWDFDAEAFEQLSEDAKDFISRLLVKEKSCRMSATQCLKHQWLSDLPAKAQQCKLRLKSQLLLQSYMAHRKWKKHFYVVAAANRLKRFQSMSVKLA
- the MYLK3 gene encoding myosin light chain kinase 3 isoform X3, which gives rise to MGTLYQESALHRSLRLSVGGFCVSDYIKRFTAKDKSEESGAKPKHVLSSRGTQTESKKPLEETKNVKKLDENKGACEKVTISSAVAHKADSKPQLKDRTAQQQGAEGAGKTQSSKSCPQQKDIDVKAVNQHNGLPFVHQDPAGNQSAPAEGQKGDRAPGPGECHRQLVHQKPGKNESKAAASREAAPSTSRAISDTGCEVTHTRISISVHMTDMKEKIEMAKEGNVSDSRGKSSKVKSTPADLKGVKQQPDKLKLQQIAKNISPKPDSEVKGDNKQNELAPQTGKQKPFLSKPKPGEKAEEKSELKCEPITSPNTSAKEPVKDAGVKVKIHQETAKAEKCPADTKSERRGSETAGGSRHDAQQGTGEAPEKTKSLAAGRALPVQGEIIDDSPSPPAPFEHRVVSVRQAEVTASYSVCRHQVLGGGRFGQVHKCTEISTGLNLAAKIIKVKGAKEKEEVKNEINIMNQLNHVNLIQLYDAFEAKNNITLIMEYLDGGELFDRITDENYHLTELDAILFTKQICEGVHYLHQHYILHLDLKPENILCVNHTGNQIKIIDFGLARRYKPCEKLKVNFGTPEFLAPEVVNYDFVSFPTDMWSVGVITYMLLSGLSPFLGETDAETMNYVVNCSWDFDAEAFEQLSEDAKDFISRLLVKEKSCRMSATQCLKHQWLSDLPAKAQQCKLRLKSQLLLQSYMAHRKWKKHFYVVAAANRLKRFQSMSVKLA